One window of Thermocoleostomius sinensis A174 genomic DNA carries:
- a CDS encoding OmpA family protein, with protein sequence MHYEVSMTQSSTPPTVPTQRPVKRPSPGRGRSVLTFIFRLLLLGVSGSIAGLLGIAVAQFYPGQIQEPPLVERLLRGSQAFWQSVTRLPDVWNQESGRPIAASDAVSPSPSLPAPPITTLPPLQLPEADRQQVQTELAQLQTDLQQLNNRTASLETRVGTPTTDASIEQRLQTIQQRLDPTAPPVAVSDAAPEAGLIPPSTSTIANGELLKVTLPSDALFTPENALRPETSAILDSIIADLQRYPNATIRVIGHTDSQGSTQGDRTRSFEQATAVTQYLSNQLGEGYQWVTVGYGSSLPLVENTSAINHQRNRRIEIIIDPS encoded by the coding sequence ATGCACTATGAGGTGAGTATGACCCAATCCTCAACTCCCCCAACTGTTCCTACTCAACGACCTGTAAAGCGCCCATCGCCGGGTCGTGGTCGATCGGTGTTAACGTTCATCTTTCGGCTGCTGTTGTTGGGTGTATCGGGCAGTATCGCTGGTTTACTAGGTATTGCCGTTGCTCAATTCTATCCGGGGCAAATTCAAGAGCCGCCGTTAGTAGAGCGGCTATTGCGGGGTTCTCAGGCGTTTTGGCAAAGCGTCACCAGGCTGCCAGACGTTTGGAATCAGGAATCGGGGCGGCCGATCGCAGCCTCTGATGCGGTCTCCCCGTCTCCCTCATTACCGGCTCCACCGATCACTACCCTGCCGCCGCTGCAATTGCCCGAAGCCGATCGTCAGCAGGTGCAAACCGAACTGGCCCAACTGCAAACTGATCTACAGCAACTCAATAACCGCACGGCCAGCCTAGAAACTCGCGTTGGCACACCGACCACTGACGCCTCTATAGAACAGCGCCTGCAAACAATTCAGCAGCGTCTTGATCCTACTGCCCCGCCTGTTGCAGTCTCCGACGCCGCTCCAGAAGCAGGATTGATCCCGCCTAGCACCAGTACGATCGCCAACGGTGAACTCTTGAAGGTGACGTTGCCTAGTGATGCACTATTCACGCCTGAAAATGCCCTCCGTCCTGAAACTAGCGCGATTTTAGATAGCATTATTGCTGATTTGCAGCGCTATCCCAACGCCACTATCCGCGTGATTGGACATACCGACAGCCAGGGATCGACGCAGGGCGATCGCACTCGTTCCTTCGAGCAAGCCACGGCCGTTACTCAGTATCTCTCTAACCAACTTGGAGAGGGGTATCAGTGGGTGACAGTTGGCTATGGCAGTAGCCTGCCGTTGGTAGAAAATACCAGCGCCATCAATCATCAGCGCAATCGCCGCATTGAAATCATCATTGATCCGAGTTAG
- a CDS encoding DUF4335 domain-containing protein, with product MTIQRQYSLPNCKLILEGLTTDNPVDGGAARPLLSMLTRVECRLTGLEKPLVGGRDFLEHLVAGVSEYAQSYLSHVSHRHRRDRLQTVQLHRIDRNLHRLSIQPQALDGTQAASFPPPMEVDLNTVQLFDLVEAIDQFHADAQTLPDLEFNLTPLPKRSVAPKEPAAQRLLPAALGVSGLAVAAAALFFLPVPEVRRPDPTTSEATPESPIASPSPSPDVTSPPPAAVTTPTAPAAPPPSPTTDTNSTATTTPTDLDTLAQTATNISDPAELDRLTAELQDQLYTAWAEKPDPTFAEPLEYQVGVDENGQIIGYKYANDPALTYVNEIPLSDVQLAAPASSATGEPSIAQFLVVFRPEGVVEISPWYGVPPAPGESNTDAGSEAAEPQG from the coding sequence ATGACGATTCAACGCCAATACAGCCTGCCCAACTGCAAGCTGATTCTCGAAGGACTGACGACAGACAATCCTGTAGACGGTGGAGCCGCACGACCGCTGTTGTCAATGTTGACACGGGTAGAATGTCGATTGACCGGATTAGAAAAGCCCCTAGTGGGCGGACGGGATTTTCTAGAACACTTAGTAGCAGGCGTGAGTGAATATGCTCAAAGTTACCTGAGTCATGTCTCTCACCGGCATCGTCGCGATCGACTGCAAACAGTACAACTGCACCGCATCGATCGAAACTTGCATCGGTTATCGATTCAGCCACAAGCACTCGACGGTACACAAGCAGCCAGTTTTCCGCCGCCTATGGAAGTCGATCTCAACACTGTACAGTTATTTGATCTGGTGGAGGCGATCGATCAGTTTCATGCTGATGCTCAAACATTGCCCGACCTAGAATTTAATCTCACTCCCTTGCCAAAGCGATCGGTTGCTCCTAAAGAACCCGCCGCTCAACGATTGCTCCCTGCTGCTTTGGGGGTATCTGGATTGGCCGTAGCGGCAGCGGCCCTATTCTTCCTGCCCGTCCCCGAAGTGCGCCGCCCCGACCCTACAACCTCCGAAGCCACGCCCGAATCGCCGATTGCCTCTCCCTCTCCTAGCCCAGATGTTACCAGCCCGCCGCCCGCCGCGGTCACAACGCCCACTGCACCCGCGGCCCCACCACCATCGCCGACAACGGACACGAATTCAACCGCTACCACAACGCCCACTGATTTGGATACCTTGGCACAGACTGCCACGAACATTTCTGATCCAGCCGAACTCGATCGCCTGACAGCCGAACTGCAAGACCAGCTTTATACTGCCTGGGCCGAAAAACCTGACCCCACCTTTGCCGAACCGTTAGAGTACCAAGTTGGGGTCGATGAAAACGGGCAAATTATTGGCTACAAATACGCCAACGATCCAGCCCTCACCTACGTCAATGAAATTCCTCTGTCCGATGTGCAACTCGCAGCTCCCGCCTCTAGCGCCACCGGAGAACCCTCGATCGCCCAGTTCCTAGTAGTCTTCCGTCCTGAAGGCGTAGTTGAGATTAGCCCGTGGTATGGAGTGCCACCTGCTCCAGGAGAGAGTAATACAGACGCTGGCAGTGAAGCAGCCGAGCCACAGGGTTAG
- a CDS encoding DUF3038 domain-containing protein — translation MQVNSPPAQSQPTILDILPDPNVPDGACPRRTRQQLDLLLLAIEALDLGGSEAILIAARDLDLKSIIKNRVTLWRLRATNPLRRNSQRRPLSIAEAKALTIIICHLSRRLTVIVRQLLLAYDQLLEKQLTPEHHLRLARYLERFRAHFRSRMNPKRATVMEYTSDERLNELALNLLGQLLFCTGTAGVQRLWSSLFDGEVV, via the coding sequence ATGCAAGTTAATAGTCCTCCCGCTCAGTCTCAACCTACAATTTTGGATATACTCCCTGACCCCAATGTGCCAGATGGGGCCTGCCCGCGACGCACACGGCAGCAACTTGATCTACTGCTTCTGGCGATCGAGGCTCTAGATTTGGGCGGTTCCGAAGCAATTTTGATTGCTGCACGAGACTTGGACTTGAAAAGCATCATCAAAAACCGCGTTACTCTTTGGCGGTTGCGAGCTACTAACCCGTTGCGGCGGAACAGCCAGCGTCGTCCGCTTAGCATTGCCGAAGCCAAAGCCCTGACAATTATCATTTGTCACTTGTCACGACGACTGACCGTGATTGTGCGGCAACTGTTGCTAGCTTACGATCAACTCCTGGAAAAGCAATTGACTCCTGAACATCATTTGCGCCTAGCCCGCTACCTAGAACGGTTTCGTGCCCATTTTCGATCGCGGATGAATCCCAAACGAGCTACCGTCATGGAGTATACGTCAGACGAACGCCTGAATGAGTTAGCTCTGAACTTATTAGGGCAGTTGCTGTTTTGCACAGGAACCGCTGGTGTACAGCGTCTTTGGAGTAGTTTGTTTGATGGAGAGGTAGTATGA